A single window of Stigmatopora nigra isolate UIUO_SnigA chromosome 20, RoL_Snig_1.1, whole genome shotgun sequence DNA harbors:
- the rcor2 gene encoding REST corepressor 2 has protein sequence MPSVMERSGTGVLSRSRAKTVINGNSQPHSEEESSDDEHAHDSMIRVGGDYQAQIPDFKQDGMARHDEKDQRSMLVWCPNGQLSDTMLDEYILMAKEKHGYNMEQALGMLLWHKHDVERSLADLANFTPFPDEWTVEDKVLFEQAFSFHGKSFHRIQQMLPDKVISSLVKYYYGWKKTRTRTSVMDRQARRLISKREKDDSNDELEEGDPGSDSDFELFAKKEAAKQNASHAPSDKIIPGRSGPIKKENVGAQYRHHPLRARRRPPKGMYLEQADITSLSASHDSGVLTIRQLDTQLVSLKRQVQSIKQSNSCLKLSLNEGVDGFKPTEATSKMNARWTSEEQLLAVQAIRRYGKDFSAIAEVIGNKTSTQVSSFLVSYRRRFNLDEVLREWAAEQVATRDLRRCDQDMPTSSEGGAEDEEVKMEDSSPDTTGSSSPHSSTQTPSSLSQPPPLLRPAPPSAPPSLLRQPPPLQTRPLQNRAPHNHPPPPLIRPAVTSSSTGTLRASPPSSSPAVATQMPPSLVGIKVEQVNSH, from the exons ATGCCCTCGGTGATGGAGCGTTCAGGGACCGGCGTCCTATCAAGAAGCCGAGCTAAAACCGTCATCAATGGCAACAGTCAACCACATTCCGAGGAGGAAAGCAGCGATGATGAACATGCTCATG ATAGTATGATCCGAGTGGGCGGAGACTACCAGGCTCAGATCCCAGACTTCAAACAAG ACGGAATGGCTCGTCATGATGAGAAGGACCAAAGAAGCATGTTGGTTTGGTGTCCTAATGGTCAACTGTCGGATACAATgt TGGACGAATACATCCTAATGGCGAAAGAAAAACATGGCTACAACATGGAGCAG GCTCTGGGTATGCTACTGTGGCACAAGCACGACGTGGAGCGCTCGTTAGCCGACTTGGCTAATTTTACGCCATTCCCCGACGAGTGGACGGTGGAAGATAAAGTTTTATTTGAGCAGGCTTTCAGTTTTCATGGGAAGAGCTTTCATCGGATTCAACAAATG ctgCCAGATAAGGTGATATCCAGCCTAGTGAAGTACTACTATGGCTGGAAGAAGACAAGAACTAGAACCTCGGTCATGGACAGACAAGCTAGGAGATTGATTAGTAAGAGAGAAAAAGATGATAG caaTGACGAGCTAGAAGAAGGAGATCCCGGCAGTGACAGTGACTTTGAGCTATTCGCCAAAAAGGAG GCCGCCAAACAGAACGCCAGCCACGCCCCCTCGGACAAAATAATCCCCGGTCGTTCCGGCCCGATCAAGAAGGAAAACGTCGGGGCTCAATACCGCCATCACCCGCTGCGAGCACGACGCCGGCCGCCCAAGGGCATGTACCTCGAGCAAGCCGACATCACGTCTCTATCCGCCTCGCACGATTCCGGCGTTTTGACGATACGACAGCTGGACACACAGCTTGTGTCGCTCAAACGACAG GTTCAAAGTATTAAACAGAGCAACAGCTGTTTGAAACTGAGCCTCAATGAAGGGGTGGATGGTTTCAAACCGACTGAG GCCACTTCCAAAATGAACGCTCGATGGACGTCGGAGGAGCAATTGCTGGCGGTCCAAG CAATCCGCCGCTACGGCAAAGACTTCTCCGCCATCGCCGAAGTCATCGGAAACAAAACATCCACTCAG GTGAGCTCATTCCTGGTGAGCTACCGCCGCAGATTCAACCTGGACGAGGTCCTCAGGGAGTGGGCCGCCGAACAAGTCGCCACCCGGGACTTAAGGAGGTGTGACCAAGATATGCCGACCTCCAGTGAAGGGGGCGCCGAGGACGAAGAG GTCAAGATGGAAGATTCCTCTCCAGACACCACCGGAAGCTCCTCCCCCCATTCCTCTACCCAAACCCCCTCGTCTTTGTCGCAGCCCCCGCCGCTGTTACGCCCGGCTCCGCCCTCGGCCCCGCCCAGTTTGCTCCGCCAACCGCCGCCGCTGCAGACCCGCCCACTACAGAACCGGGCTCCTCATAACCACCCGCCGCCGCCCCTGATTCGACCGGCCGTCACCTCGTCCTCCACCGGGACCCTGCGGGCTTCACCTCCAAGCTCCTCCCCCGCCGTCGCCACCCAGATGCCGCCATCGCTGGTGGGCATCAAAGTGGAACAAGTCAACTCTCATTAA